The Prunus dulcis chromosome 5, ALMONDv2, whole genome shotgun sequence genomic sequence CGACTACATGCAACAAAGGAATGCTGTTTCTTGGACTTCACTAATGACAGGTTACGGAATGCACGGTTATCAGAGACGAAGTCAGAGAATGGTAGTTCATATACATTGCTTTCAAGCCTATATGCCAATGGCAGGCGCGCGTTGGAAAATGTGGCTAGAATCAGATCGCTAATGAAACATATATACGGGCATCAAGAAGAGGCTCGGTTGCAGTTGGGTgcaaggaaagaaaggaaatgcaGCCTTCTTTGTGGGTGATAGGACTCATCCAGAGTCTCAAGAAATTTATGAGACCCTTGCTGACTTGTTTAAACGTATCAAAGACATTTCGCACTTCACGATGTCGATGATGAAGAGAAAGGAGACCTTCTTTTCGAGCATAGTGAGAAGTTGGCTCTGGCCTATGCAATCCTAACTACTCCACCAGGTGCACCTATATCCTAATCACCAACAACTTACGTGTCTGTGGAGATTGCCACAGTGCGATTACCTACATACATCCAAGATTGTTGAGCACGAAATCATATTGAGAGACTTAAGTCGCTTTCATCATTTGAAGAACGGATCCTGCACCTGCCAAGGCTATTGTCGACAAACAAGTTAATTATGCGCTAGTTGTGAGATATATATAAGGTTTTATGGGATGGTGAAGAACACAAGTGCTACATTTATAAAAGCAATGGAAAACTGATGTCTTGGTCATCTCAaagctgctttttttttttgtgactaTATGGATAGGATATAGGTAGATGAAGAAAGTAAATCATACAAAATTGCGTATGATCCAATGCTTCTCCTCAAGCAATAGCAATAGATTGAAGGAATTAATTAAGCATAATCACTCCTTTCTATGGACTATGAAGAATGCAATTCGTCACTAGCGGACAGATAATATTGCAAGGGTGGACAGACAAGCCATGCCAGCAAGgatgaatttgatttggaCTTGACATGAGGTTGGATAATGCATGTCTTCACGATTGGTAACAACTATAGCGGGGGAGAGGTGAGAGAGGTAAGGTATGTTTGTCGGCAAACATTTTCTTGTGTCTCCACTCTCCGCGtacatacaaaacaaaaaaatggaaatgattACACTAAAATGGATTCTCTCTCATGTCATGCATCAAagttaattaacaaaaaaattgaaccgATATTCTGATTTGAGATGTCGCGTGgttatttgtattttctttgtgaTTCTGATAACTGATTTTTGAAAAGGAGTATGAATCATGAAAGAGTTGAAGAGATGTTTAATTTGATAGGACAAGATATTCATGTAACTTTTTCTAAAGCCTTGAAGCTAGCTAAAGGGGGAGAGGCGGGCCACGCAGAAccagaatatatatatatatatatatatatatatatatatatatatctctaaGGAAGGAGGTCTTGTCAGTtttcattaaaattaaaattaaaaataactCATCATCAGTATTTCCACCGGATAATTAGGAAATGATTAACCAAATGGAAACTATCTCATCAGTAATTACTATAGATCTGTGAGATGATTAATTTCAAGTTGATATAGAAGAACCAATTAACATGCAGCATATATACAGaactacaaagaaaaaaaggaaggcaatgattaattatatatagCTTAATTAGTTTATGaggaaaagcaaaaaatgaAGACCATAGAAAacagttaattaattagtctATCTGATATAATGAGTAGTAGTAGACCCATAGAAAAGGCCTAGGCATagccaagagagagagagacagagagaaagcTTGTAGTACTACTGGGTAGTGAGAGAAGAGGCATTGCCAGTAGATGCAGAAGTAGAAGATGAGGAAAGGTTCTTGTGGTTATGCATCCACACCTTGAATACCTGTCTGCTTACCCCTATACTCCTGCAGAacctctcaatctcatcttctAGATCCTTCCTCTGCAGCTTCCACCCCAGCTTCTCTGCAAACGCCAGCATCTTCTCCTTCTGCTCCGCCGTGAACTTTGTCCTGAACCGCTTCTTCCCGCTCATCCTGTCTCCACTGTCCGGGGACCCACCACCGCCAGCATTGTAATCCATGAGTTGATCTTGTGTTGCTATAGTGTTGTCGCTCGGATCTCGGCCTCGGCTGCTGCTGCTCATGATCACACgattatgatgatgatgatgatgacctGATGATCTGCCGCTGCCTCCTGCAGCTTGTGATGACGTGGCTGCATAGGCGACTCTGCGGTGGAAGTTTCGGTGGCATCCGCAGGCGGCGCATTGTAGGCCACCTGGGGATGCGTCGTCGAGTGTGAACTCTCCGCAGCCGTCTGTGGCGTAGCTGCCAAGGCTCGCTGCATGGTTCCTCAAGCACTCTCTGTATACTTCATTTGTGTTCTGATCATGATGATCTCCTTCCATctccctcttttcttttttttctctctctttttctctctctaatttctctctctgtctttgaGATTACAATTGCAGTGTATAAAAATGGGCAGAGAGGTTTTCAAAGTGGTACTGTTTGGTTCGATTATTTACACTAGTGCCCATGTTAGCTAGCCGTAATTGTGAACAACTATACTTTTGCACCTTTCTATATATGGATATCTATctaaatgaaaaaatgaaaaaaatgaagcagGTGAGGTGACCCATGATCTTTATGTATGGGGGACTTTGCGGTGGCATTTGGACACAACTCAACCACGGGTATACATATATTACTGAAAGAGTAGCCGTATTAAGGATGAGAAAATGAGACGTGCCATGGCATATTCGTAAATCTAGGAAAAGCAAGGGTGATAAAAAGGATATTGGGTTCATGAACGCTAGAagcttaataaaataaaagggaagTCAAGGTCGTCCAATAAAACTTACCTATAACAGGAGTTTTAGGACAATAACACAATAAaatgtgaaaaaattattttctgtGTCATTACGTTATTAGTTGAGAATAACAAAAAGTATTACACTCGGTGCACACGAGAGTTTCTCCCCAAAGTCGTCGAACAACTCATGAGTAGGGAGGAGGAGGTATGGGCAAGGGATGGATATTCACTCATGGTTGTAACTTGTAGTTTGGAGGAAGACGAATGGGCAAAAGTGTCCTAGTAGCAAGCaatattacaaaataattacaatAGCGATGGAGTGAATGCTTCAGTTTcagaggggagaggggagagagGAGGCTTTAGGCCGTAGCGGGCCCTGTCGTGAAGCTGGAGTGGTATGGGTTTAATCCAATAATTCACGTTGGGAAAGTAAAGTAGGCTTATAACAAAAGACTAGTATTTTGTAGTTTAGCATTAATTGGTAAAGGCAATCTATGTCACTTCCCATGTACGACAACATTGCAATCAGTATCTGTATAAACTTCTATCTAATTATTATGTTATATTAACCACATCAAAATTACATGCACAAATAAATATTCTATTCACTCACTGCAGGGCATCCTGTCCTCCGGTACACCCACAAGCAAATGATCACACAGAAGCTAGGCCATGCCCATCTGTTAATTCTCTAGTCCATATGCAGCCAAGCAAACCATGCCTAAACCCATCAATTCTTGCTGTCACACAAGGAATAATCTGTCAGGCACTAGTACATAGTATATGTGCTAGGCTAATAACTCCGTATCGATAGCTATACACGCGTTAGAATTTAAGCAtccaattcaaaattaatagACAATAAATAAAGATGCGCAAAATCTTTTAAAGTTTTCGGCCCATGCTTTAAGATATGGTAGGGGATTTAATGACCCTTGTGATCATATAGAGCATTGACTTTGACGGgtaagatatatataaaaatgatAATGGTGTGACTAAAGCCGAGGCTCGGGGCTGGATAATAGCAAATAGGAAAGTGGAATGGTGTGAGTGAGTTGAGCATATATAATGTAACATAAAGATTATTCATGATGTATGATGTGAAGTTGGGTGGCAACGGTTTCCTGTTCACGGTTCACTCTTGTTGATCAGTATTAGACAGAGTCTTCATTTGTATTTGTGTGGTGTAGGGAAATAACCATTATAATAATTGTCTTTCGCTTATGGCTTATGGCTTTTggctttttgctttttggctTTTGTGGCTTTTGCTGGTAGCACCGCCTTGTTTCCTTTTATCCACACCACTCACTCAGTGTGAAGTCACTGTTGCAGCACTGTACAAGCTGGCATATATGGCTACACCACTGCCTGGGGCTAGCTTAAGGCTGCAATTCCTGCCATGCATGATGCTTAATGGCCATCGTTTGACTCCATATTTACTTTAAAAACCTATATACATACTATAGTATTTATTATATCCGACTAAATGAGAATGACTGCCATCAGAATCAGAAAGAAGTTGGACAAGAGAACATTTCTGACTTTCATCCTCGTCGGTCCTCCTCAGCTCGCACATAATGtggtaataaaaaaaaatgttacaaGTTCATGAACCCGAcaaacatttaattaattaattgacctGAGATTAAAAATGAACAATCATTGAAGTAGTTGTGTGATCATTGATCAGTGGAGCTCTAAGGTATTTAAACATGTGCTTTAGACATTTTAATtagattaatatatacatctaaactgtttttgtttggtgaaacattattttaaaatgctAGCTacatctctttcttctttttttctgggCGTGACTTGACGTTGAAGTATTACTTAAAACAACAAACTTACGCAGGAAGCAGCAAAGCTTGTAAATTGTAacaatattaattaaagagaATAATCTGCAATTGGTGAATGTTACATTGCACTTGATCTATATATGAGATATGCATGTAATCTGTCAACAAAGATTAAACTGGTTTTATCTTCACCCATTCCTAGCTAATATctgcttaattaattatgatgCAAGCAAGGCATACACGCACGATATGGAGAGTAGATACAGATAACTTGAGCAAGAATCACGGATGCATACTTACAAGTTTCATTCACCATTAATTACCCCTTAATTACCCCTTGAACTTGGGACATCAAGACTTTTCAACTTGGATGCTGGATGCTTGCTTGAGGTTCAGCGATGGGCTTCATTTCCCCATAAGGCAGTGCAGTGGGCACTATTGTAGCTATTCGCGGcttattttgaaattgggCTTTCATAAATCACCAACTATTTAGGGGCTGTTAGTAAAGAAAACAAGCCCCAAACAAATAACAACTGTTGCTTACTTGTTACTATCAAAATAATGGTATTAAGAAAaggatttttaatatttaaagaagaaaaataattgataATGCTTCAACATTAATGAATGATGTGaatcagaaaagaaaacaaaaaaaagtgggAATAATGGCACTGCGTGAGCAACACAAAATGGGAGCAAAGAGCAACTGCACCTTttagttttgggtttttagttCTAATGGTTCTTAAATTGACCCGATTCGCATTTTGGTctcttaattttcaaaatcgttTCTTTGGTCCTTTtaacttcactttcattaggacaaatggtcatgACGTcaatattttttatcttttctattaaatgcaagaataaaatgatatttttgtattatttttaatttatgcacctattttctttcccttctctctctgcaTCCATCCCTCTCCTTCATTCATGTTTCTCAATTCGTAAAAATTATGCAACTCCattactctctctcttcagtCACTCCTTCATCATCTATTGATTTCTCCCACTTTTTTCCCTAATGGAATGGCTCAATATGGAGAGAAAGTGACGCCGGAAAGTTTTGTCCCCCAAACCGCACTCTTTGACAGAACTCGAACCCAACACAGTCTCTCTCAGACACACTATTTCTAAGTTTTCCAAAATTCCCCAATACAtaataaattttgaagaaaaaaaatgaaacaaattccTCATATCTGGATATGAGAGAGAGTGATGTCGGAGAAAGTTTCTCCCCCAAACTGTACACTGTTCCTCCATAGAACCCAAGCCAACCCAAATCTTTCTCGAACTCCACCATTTCCAAAAGCATAGAGATAGTGTGTGGGTGATGATGAGTGATTGAAGAGGAAAAGAGGAATATGGGGTGTGTGGGTGATGATGGAGGGAAGTTTTTTCCCATGAGTGAAGTAATTTTCGATTTTGATCCTCAATAGTACACCATGCACCATGCATATACTCAAATTTAACAGGAAATGTTAACAAAACTTACGGCATGATAATTTGTCCTAAGAAAACTAAAGTTGAAGGACCACATGaacgattttggaaattgagggaccaaaatgcgAATCTTTGAGCATTAGACCTAAAACCCCTTTAGTTTTAGTGGAGTTTTGGTTTGAGAATGAGTGATGATGAGTTTGGGCTTTGCAGTGCATATGATATATGGTCAGGTTGCCCTTTGTGTTTCGGTTTCGGCCATATAACACCCCCCCAACCCTATAATAAAACAGATCACAACACACAAGGCAAAGGAATGAAGCTGcagtttgtttattttcctaGCCAAAGTAAAGTTTATTTCAACTCCAAAAGGTTTGAATGGTCTCTGCATATTTGGAAAGATGCTGAGAGCATCCTCTGTACGCACTGCTATTATATGGCTCTGATTCTTATGCATGCGATGCgagccagagagagagagagagagagaatagtaCTGATCGATGAAGGGTGCGAGTGTGGCAGTGTTTATAATTATGAATGGAGTTTGTTTGTGTCTGTGTGTTTGGAGACGTTGAGAGCGACTTCTGAATCTGTCATTAACCCCCCGGCCTTACAACAGTTGGAACTGAAAACCATGGTGCTCCCTTTTTCATTCGCATTTATATCTCACCATACACCAGAATACCAGTCATCAGAAACAAATTTAAGGACTATCTGATCTgaactcatctctctctctctctctctctctctctctctctctctctctctctctctctctctcctttgcatatatatatatatatatatatatatatatgaaaagaaaagattttaGGTTTTAAATTTGGGTCAGTACGTATTATATATTCTTTAATGCTGGCCCCGGCAACAACTGGAGAGTCACCTCCATTATGATCTTCTTCAAATAGTCCAAACAGAAAACGCTAAGCTACTTCTAAAGTTACTCAGGGATCCAAGACAAAACCACAGGCCACCATCTCTTTCAATTAATGATCAATAtacgtacatatatatagttacAAACCGTGGAGTGATGATATTGTTGAGAAAGTTAACCTGATCCATTAACACTTATTAACCTAATCAAGGTAAATGAATGATCAGTATATTCAGTAACAAAACCATgcattatataaatatatatatatgatcgATAGTGATCTACATTTACCAAATTAATAAATGAACAAATAATATCACACGAATTGCACGATCCATACAACACTCGTCTACTCATGATGGGCCTGATTCTATTACCCCAATAACCAGCTTGTTATATGATAGATAATATGATcgatcaaaagaaaagaagaaaaaggtttACATAAAGATCTGAGGATGGGAAATAGCTAGCACTGGCAGGAAACCTACTAGGGGTTAATTAGCAGGTTTTGCATGATGAGGTCgaatattattattgtctAATGGATCACCTTCTGATGTTATAGCCGATGACATGTAACTGAGTACCAGAGAATGATTGATTGCCTCGTGCGTAGGGGTTGGGGTTGCCCTTGATCTTGTTGTTGGATGATCAGCTTGAATGAATTGTTGCTTGCAAGCATGGCAAGTGATTTGGAGAATGGTGGAGTTCACTTTCTTGATGGCTTGCTCCTTCAAAGCCTGAGCTTTGTCTAACTCAGCTTGTGCTTGTTGCCTTATTCTCTTGGCATTTGCAAACTCCTTCTCGGCCAGTTCAATCTGATGCTCCGCTTGCCGCCTGGCCTCTTCAGCATAAGCCTTTTCTGCCATGGCAAGCCTTAACTGCTCTCGTGCTTCTTCTTTCAGCCTTGAAGATGCTGCCGATATGGATATCCCAGCTGAAGGTTTTGGTTTCTGATCGTCATCATGCTCATGATGATTGGTAGTGGTGCTGCTGCTTTCCCTTTCCCTCATCTCCTTGTCCCTCGGAGAGTAATTTCTATTTGTGATCATAAAGTTCGAGTGTTCAACGTTTTTATTCTGATGAAGTTCACCGCCACCAAAATCACATGACCCAATTGAGAGCTGCAGCTGGGTGGAAtggttttcttctctcttaGAGGAAACCGATGAGACTTCGTTGATGGGAATATTATTGGATGTTGTTGCGAGCTGAAGATCCAAATTGTAGAGTGCCTTGTTGGATACTAATGTAGGTTGAAGATGATCAGGATGAGCAGGAGGACTAGTACTACTAGTTAAGATTAATTTGGTGTACTCGGTTGGGTTCGGATGTGGTAGCACCAAATTAGATGGAGGAGGCCAATTGGGAGGAGCCCTGCTGAAATTGTTGTCACTGCAGGATGGGCTGGGACTTGAAGCTGTTCTTGACAAGCATGCGGCCGGCTGCAGTGCTTGTGATTCTGACCGCACACGATCCATATTGCAGGCATCTTGGTGTTCTATGAAACTCTCAACCCTATGAAAGtacaaataaatttaaacaaagtattcattaattaaatttgtaaTTCTAATAAAGATATTATagttaatatttaattagcaGCTTTTAACTTATATATACAGTTATATGGGGATGATAGAGAGCTAAGGAAGAGATATGAGGATATTTATAtgttcattaaaatttaagaaTAAAAACATGTTAATTAATCACACCTTAAAAGCTACTCGATATTATCATGCACCCACGGAAATATTTGACAATGGCATTTACATATAATAATACTTGGGGGTCAGCAGTAGCCGTTTTACGTCTCGggatgcaaaaaaaaaaaacaagaaaaaaacaaaaaaaaagaagcaaaacatCTCTCCACATAGCATAGAATAGATGATGTTCATCTTCGGGAAATGTGTTGAAACGAAAGCAGTAGTTAACAACTTGATCAAGGTTCCGTCAAGTTCCTTCAGTCAAAGAGGACCAAAAAccttttttgtgtttctttactttttcaaagtcAAACCCAATTAACAAAAAGAGCTTTGGAAGGCAAGGTGATCAATTCAATTTGAATAGATATGATGATGCGTTTTTGAATTTGCCATATGAAATTAATCATGATATATCTcatctcatatatatatatatatataaataaaaaataaaaaaaccttgATATgtgtataattatatattaattggAAGACGATCGaagaaatgaataaaaacCTTGAGAAAACACGGCCGCAGTCGCAAGAATGGCCTCTGGTGCCGCAAGTTTTGAGATGGGCTTTGTAATCGGATTGAACTGCGTAACCTTTGGAGCACTTGTCGCAAACCCATTGTTTGTGATTGCTGTGCTTTCTTCTGAAGTGCTTCTTGATGCCAACAAGATCACCGAGGGCGTGGCAGGGGTCATGGTGCAGGCAGCTTGGTTCTGGGCACACGAACACCCTCTTCTTTACGACCGGAGTCTCTCGCTTCAACAGCTTCCAAGGCACCTTGTGCCGTCTCCTGTGCATCTGCAGGTTCTGGTCTCTCTGAAATCCTTGGTTGCAGATCTCACAAACGTAACGATCCGATTCCAGTAAGGTTTTCGGTGAAAGAGACACCACCTCCGCATCTGGatctattttattatataatatattaatacaGTTATATATCACACAGCCAAATTAAGCATAAAATTATACCAAGGAGAACAAAAGAACTCAAACATGAATATATAAGTACCTGGAGTTCCTGCAggtcttcttttccttttattggTATTGCCATTTTCTAAGCAAGAAAAGGGCTCAGAAGAAGGAACTGAGGAAGAAGAGTTATTGGGTAACATAGCGCTTGGTGAATTATCAACTCTGATCTCCTCTGTAGTAAATCACTCGCTTCTCTATAATATAAGATGCAAagcgatctctctctctctctaattgAAGTTTAATATAATTGAAAGTAATAGGGTGATATTGGGGAAGAGGTGGGGGAGAGAGAAGATGGAGCTACAAAGGCTACAAGGGACATGGGGAGGGAGGAGGGGGAAAAAAGctaatctttctttctttcggTTACCTCATGCTATCTAtcagctttcttttatttatcttttcaaCTCTCTCAGCTTTTGGAAACAAACagctttctcttctttctttcttccaacGCTCATCTTCATCAGCTATTCTTGTGTAGCGTCTGTCCTTAATAAACACCTTCTaaaggaaggagagagaaaaagagagacagggagagagaggaagaaattaGA encodes the following:
- the LOC117628567 gene encoding zinc finger protein SHOOT GRAVITROPISM 5-like; protein product: MLPNNSSSSVPSSEPFSCLENGNTNKRKRRPAGTPDPDAEVVSLSPKTLLESDRYVCEICNQGFQRDQNLQMHRRRHKVPWKLLKRETPVVKKRVFVCPEPSCLHHDPCHALGDLVGIKKHFRRKHSNHKQWVCDKCSKGYAVQSDYKAHLKTCGTRGHSCDCGRVFSRVESFIEHQDACNMDRVRSESQALQPAACLSRTASSPSPSCSDNNFSRAPPNWPPPSNLVLPHPNPTEYTKLILTSSTSPPAHPDHLQPTLVSNKALYNLDLQLATTSNNIPINEVSSVSSKREENHSTQLQLSIGSCDFGGGELHQNKNVEHSNFMITNRNYSPRDKEMRERESSSTTTNHHEHDDDQKPKPSAGISISAASSRLKEEAREQLRLAMAEKAYAEEARRQAEHQIELAEKEFANAKRIRQQAQAELDKAQALKEQAIKKVNSTILQITCHACKQQFIQADHPTTRSRATPTPTHEAINHSLVLSYMSSAITSEGDPLDNNNIRPHHAKPAN
- the LOC117627915 gene encoding zinc-finger homeodomain protein 11-like; translated protein: MEGDHHDQNTNEVYRECLRNHAASLGSYATDGCGEFTLDDASPGGLQCAACGCHRNFHRRVAYAATSSQAAGGSGRSSGHHHHHHNRVIMSSSSRGRDPSDNTIATQDQLMDYNAGGGGSPDSGDRMSGKKRFRTKFTAEQKEKMLAFAEKLGWKLQRKDLEDEIERFCRSIGVSRQVFKVWMHNHKNLSSSSTSASTGNASSLTTQ